Proteins encoded in a region of the Pigmentiphaga litoralis genome:
- the rpoD gene encoding RNA polymerase sigma factor RpoD, with protein MAGELVDMPLEPIDKPAAVAKPVLKAAAATKTTTAKASTKAPKADAKTATAKVAPAKALTAAEKKTAEKKLAELLAKPAGRRPGRPPKDAKPAEGTPGADFDDVVDGDAEPIPEIKIPKGRGKRGKADPKDLIARGPVSPEEYEARRNRLKLLIKLGKDRGYLTYGEINDHLPDDLVDAEAIDGIISTFNDMGISVYDQAPDAETLLLNENAPVASSDDDAEEEAEAALSTVDSDFGRTTDPVRMYMREMGSVELLTREGEIEIAKRIEDGLKHMVMAISACPSTINEILAHAERVRSAEAQIDEVVDGLIDPNDGEEYAGSGVTAADDEDDESEDAPAGGMSSKQVEELRVKSLEKFTSVKTWFEKMRHAYEHDGYKSAAYTEAQETILNELMGIRFTAKMVERLADTLRAQVEEVRKLERAVMQTCIDRAGMPRTHFIKTFPGHETDLNWVLAEVDANHSYSETLKRQIPAIQELQQKLIDLQSRVVLPLKDLKDVNKQMATGEAKARKAKREMTEANLRLVISIAKKYTNRGLQFLDLIQEGNIGLMKAVDKFEYRRGYKFSTYATWWIRQAITRSIADQARTIRIPVHMIETINKMNRISRQILQETGAEPDPATLAQKMDMPEDKIRKILKIAKEPISMETPIGDDDDSHLGDFIEDTTTLAPSDAALHGSMRNVVKEVLDSLTPREAKVLRMRFGIEMSTDQTLEEVGKQFDVTRERIRQIEAKALRKLRHPSRADKLKSFLEGQ; from the coding sequence ATGGCTGGCGAACTGGTGGATATGCCTTTGGAACCTATCGATAAACCCGCCGCCGTGGCCAAGCCTGTACTCAAGGCCGCCGCCGCCACCAAGACCACCACCGCCAAGGCATCGACCAAGGCCCCCAAGGCCGATGCCAAGACGGCAACGGCCAAGGTGGCGCCTGCGAAAGCGCTGACCGCCGCGGAAAAGAAAACGGCTGAAAAGAAGCTGGCCGAACTGCTGGCCAAGCCGGCCGGCCGCCGTCCGGGCCGTCCGCCAAAGGACGCCAAGCCTGCCGAAGGCACGCCGGGCGCCGACTTTGACGACGTGGTCGACGGTGATGCCGAGCCGATTCCCGAAATCAAGATCCCGAAGGGTCGTGGCAAGCGCGGCAAGGCCGATCCCAAAGACCTGATCGCCCGTGGCCCCGTGTCGCCCGAAGAATACGAAGCGCGCCGCAACCGCCTGAAGCTGCTGATCAAGCTCGGCAAGGACCGCGGCTACCTGACGTACGGCGAAATCAACGACCACCTGCCCGATGACCTCGTCGACGCCGAAGCGATCGACGGCATCATCAGCACGTTCAACGACATGGGCATCTCGGTCTACGACCAGGCGCCCGATGCCGAAACGCTGCTGCTGAACGAGAACGCGCCGGTGGCTTCGTCCGACGACGACGCCGAAGAAGAAGCCGAAGCCGCGCTGTCCACGGTGGATTCGGACTTTGGCCGTACGACTGACCCGGTCCGCATGTACATGCGTGAAATGGGTTCGGTCGAACTGCTGACGCGCGAAGGCGAAATCGAGATCGCGAAGCGGATCGAAGACGGCCTGAAGCACATGGTCATGGCGATTTCGGCCTGCCCGTCGACGATCAACGAGATCCTGGCCCACGCCGAACGCGTGCGCTCGGCCGAAGCGCAGATCGACGAAGTGGTGGACGGACTGATCGACCCGAATGACGGCGAAGAGTACGCCGGCTCGGGCGTGACCGCGGCCGACGACGAAGACGACGAAAGCGAAGACGCACCGGCTGGCGGCATGAGCAGCAAGCAGGTCGAAGAGCTGCGCGTCAAGTCGCTGGAAAAGTTCACCAGCGTCAAGACGTGGTTCGAGAAGATGCGCCACGCGTACGAGCACGACGGCTACAAGTCGGCGGCGTATACCGAAGCGCAGGAGACCATCCTGAATGAACTGATGGGCATCCGCTTCACGGCCAAGATGGTGGAACGCCTGGCGGACACGCTGCGCGCCCAGGTCGAAGAAGTGCGCAAGCTCGAACGCGCCGTCATGCAGACGTGTATCGACCGTGCCGGCATGCCGCGCACGCACTTCATCAAGACCTTCCCGGGTCATGAAACCGACCTGAACTGGGTGCTGGCCGAAGTCGACGCCAACCATTCGTATTCGGAAACGCTCAAGCGCCAGATCCCGGCCATCCAGGAACTGCAGCAAAAGCTGATCGACCTGCAGTCCCGTGTCGTGCTGCCTTTGAAGGACCTGAAGGACGTCAACAAGCAAATGGCCACCGGCGAGGCGAAAGCCCGCAAGGCCAAGCGCGAAATGACCGAGGCCAACCTGCGTCTGGTGATCTCGATCGCCAAGAAGTACACGAACCGTGGCCTGCAGTTCCTGGATCTGATCCAGGAAGGCAACATCGGCCTGATGAAGGCGGTGGACAAGTTCGAATATCGTCGCGGCTACAAGTTTTCGACGTACGCCACGTGGTGGATCCGTCAGGCCATCACGCGGTCGATCGCCGACCAGGCACGTACCATCCGGATTCCGGTCCACATGATCGAAACGATCAACAAGATGAACCGGATCAGCCGTCAGATCCTGCAGGAAACGGGTGCCGAACCCGATCCCGCAACGCTGGCGCAAAAGATGGACATGCCGGAAGACAAGATCCGCAAGATCCTGAAGATCGCGAAAGAGCCGATCTCGATGGAAACGCCGATCGGCGACGACGACGATTCGCATCTGGGCGACTTCATCGAAGATACGACGACGCTGGCGCCGTCCGACGCCGCGCTGCATGGTTCCATGCGCAACGTGGTCAAGGAAGTGCTGGATTCGCTGACGCCGCGTGAAGCCAAGGTGCTGCGCATGCGTTTCGGTATCGAAATGAGCACCGACCAGACGCTGGAAGAAGTCGGCAAGCAGTTCGACGTGACCCGCGAGCGCATTCGACAAATAGAAGCCAAGGCATTGCGCAAGCTGCGTCACCCCAGCCGCGCAGACAAGCTGAAGAGCTTCCTCGAAGGGCAGTAA
- the dnaG gene encoding DNA primase → MIPDSFIQDLLARVDIVDVVGQYVPLRKGGANLLGLCPFHNEKSPSFTVSPTKQFYHCFGCGAHGTAIRFLMEHTGASFPDAVRSLAGNAGMKVPEEERSPRQRAARAQREAVVSRHSEVLETANTHYRQQLRTARPAIEYLKSRGLSGEIAARFGLGWAGNDRQGLKAVLPNYDDPLLVESGLVILNEEGRRYDRFRERVTFPIRNARGHLIGFGGRIIGKGEPKYLNSPETPIFSKGSELYGMWEGRTAIRSNGMVIVVEGYMDVVALAQLGIECAVATLGTATTPVHVQKLLRASDLVIFSFDGDKAGRKAAWRALEACLPLLRDDASIRFLFLPEGHDPDSYVREFGPDGFRTALKEAMSLSQFMLSELVGRHPMEEAEGRARCIHDARPLLQAMPAGALRMQVQRELAQLTRLTPEELTQLIHLEDVPSGPLVHAASGQRGTVMPVVRSESNSGQAGGAHAPGGQGDGPQDDGHFPDYEPDMDGQYEPYYDDAAGGYDPSGGQGGQGQQGGYGQGGYGQGGGKYGGQGGGNGGGNGNWKGGSGKSWGKFDKNFRGQREVPGAPPPARRVVTPIAQRLLQLLLTHPASVNELDDASETMLASTAGFETVRELVALVRTTGASHTGALIQAAEGTSLAQPLVMAATATIYEDELPDPAGELFDALRTIEFDAAAREQQALIAGGLTGDDAKARYLALKERMAELKKPRVIE, encoded by the coding sequence ATGATCCCGGATTCATTCATTCAGGATTTGCTTGCCCGCGTCGACATTGTCGACGTGGTGGGTCAGTACGTGCCCCTGCGCAAGGGCGGCGCCAATCTGCTCGGGCTGTGCCCGTTCCACAACGAAAAGTCGCCGTCGTTCACGGTCAGCCCCACCAAGCAGTTCTATCACTGCTTCGGCTGCGGCGCCCACGGCACGGCGATCCGGTTCCTGATGGAGCACACCGGCGCGAGCTTTCCCGATGCCGTGCGCAGCCTGGCTGGCAACGCCGGCATGAAGGTGCCGGAAGAGGAACGCAGCCCCCGGCAGCGCGCCGCACGCGCGCAGCGTGAAGCGGTTGTCTCGCGGCACAGCGAAGTCCTTGAAACCGCAAATACTCACTACCGCCAACAGCTGCGTACGGCGCGGCCAGCGATCGAATACCTGAAGTCGCGGGGCCTGTCGGGCGAAATTGCCGCCCGGTTCGGCCTGGGCTGGGCTGGCAACGACCGCCAGGGCCTGAAAGCGGTCCTGCCCAATTACGACGATCCGCTGCTGGTCGAATCCGGCCTGGTCATCCTGAACGAGGAAGGCCGCCGCTACGACCGGTTCCGCGAACGCGTGACCTTCCCGATCCGCAATGCGCGGGGCCACCTGATCGGCTTTGGCGGACGGATCATCGGCAAGGGCGAGCCCAAGTATCTGAATTCGCCCGAGACGCCCATTTTTTCCAAGGGCTCCGAGCTGTACGGCATGTGGGAAGGACGCACCGCGATCCGCAGCAATGGCATGGTGATCGTGGTCGAAGGCTACATGGACGTGGTTGCGCTGGCGCAGCTGGGGATCGAGTGCGCCGTGGCGACCCTCGGCACTGCGACCACGCCGGTGCATGTGCAAAAGCTGCTGCGCGCCAGCGACCTGGTGATCTTCAGCTTCGACGGTGACAAAGCCGGGCGCAAGGCCGCCTGGCGGGCCCTGGAAGCCTGTCTGCCCTTGTTGCGCGACGATGCCAGCATCCGCTTCCTGTTTTTGCCCGAAGGGCATGACCCGGATTCGTATGTCCGCGAATTCGGCCCGGACGGCTTTCGCACGGCACTGAAAGAAGCGATGTCGCTGTCGCAATTCATGCTGAGCGAGCTGGTGGGCCGCCATCCGATGGAAGAAGCCGAAGGCCGCGCGCGCTGCATTCATGACGCACGGCCGCTGCTGCAGGCGATGCCGGCGGGTGCGCTGCGGATGCAGGTGCAGCGTGAACTGGCCCAACTGACGCGCCTGACACCCGAAGAATTGACGCAGCTGATTCATCTGGAAGACGTACCCAGTGGCCCGCTTGTGCACGCTGCGTCGGGTCAGCGGGGAACTGTCATGCCGGTTGTACGCTCTGAGTCTAATAGTGGTCAGGCAGGTGGTGCGCATGCCCCGGGCGGGCAAGGCGACGGTCCGCAGGATGATGGCCACTTTCCGGACTACGAGCCCGACATGGACGGGCAGTACGAACCGTATTACGACGACGCCGCGGGTGGCTACGACCCCAGCGGTGGCCAAGGCGGCCAGGGCCAGCAGGGCGGCTACGGGCAAGGTGGCTACGGCCAGGGCGGTGGAAAATATGGCGGCCAGGGTGGCGGCAACGGCGGTGGCAACGGAAATTGGAAAGGCGGCTCCGGCAAATCGTGGGGCAAGTTCGACAAGAATTTCCGCGGCCAGCGTGAAGTGCCTGGAGCGCCCCCACCCGCAAGGCGGGTGGTGACGCCCATTGCCCAGCGCCTGCTGCAACTGCTGCTGACGCACCCGGCGTCGGTCAATGAGCTCGACGACGCGTCCGAAACCATGCTGGCAAGCACGGCGGGGTTTGAAACCGTACGCGAACTGGTGGCCCTGGTGCGCACCACCGGGGCGTCCCATACCGGGGCGCTCATCCAGGCAGCCGAGGGAACTTCGCTGGCGCAACCCCTTGTAATGGCCGCCACAGCAACCATCTATGAAGACGAACTGCCTGATCCCGCAGGAGAATTGTTCGATGCGCTCAGGACGATCGAATTCGACGCCGCGGCGCGCGAACAGCAGGCGTTGATCGCCGGTGGACTGACCGGCGATGACGCAAAAGCGCGATATTTGGCGTTGAAAGAAAGAATGGCCGAGCTAAAAAAGCCCAGAGTGATAGAATAG
- a CDS encoding LysR family transcriptional regulator has translation MRRKLPSTAALAAFDAAARHQSFTKAAEELALTQSAVCRQIANLETFVGLKLFRRSRRGVTLTQAGASYSVAVAGRLEEMERDTLDLMATRGEGGVLELAAVPTFATRWLLPRLKRFEARAPRVIVNIMPQSRPFLFEGTPFDAAIYAGDGHWPGTEAIALMPERLVPVCAPSLIAPHGALTPGQFRRYRLLQQTTRPYAWRAWFDIQGVRHDHDVAGPRYELFSMLIQAAVHGLGIALVPALLVEEELASGKLIAASPLASGVDKSYYLVLPEWKAENPLLRTFAEWLREEAEPYRNEQLIEI, from the coding sequence ATGCGTCGCAAACTTCCCAGCACGGCCGCCTTGGCGGCCTTCGATGCCGCCGCGCGGCACCAGAGCTTTACCAAGGCCGCAGAAGAACTGGCGCTGACGCAAAGCGCAGTATGTCGCCAGATCGCCAACCTGGAAACCTTTGTCGGGTTGAAACTGTTCCGGCGGTCTCGCCGGGGGGTCACGCTCACCCAGGCAGGCGCCAGCTATAGCGTCGCCGTGGCGGGCAGGCTTGAGGAAATGGAACGTGACACCCTCGATCTGATGGCAACCCGGGGCGAAGGCGGCGTGCTGGAACTGGCCGCGGTGCCGACCTTCGCCACCCGGTGGCTGCTGCCGCGCTTGAAGCGTTTCGAGGCTCGCGCACCCCGGGTCATCGTCAACATCATGCCGCAGAGCCGGCCGTTCCTGTTTGAAGGCACCCCCTTCGACGCGGCCATCTACGCGGGCGACGGCCACTGGCCCGGCACGGAAGCCATTGCGCTGATGCCCGAGCGCCTGGTGCCCGTCTGCGCGCCGTCCTTGATCGCCCCGCACGGCGCGCTGACCCCCGGCCAGTTCCGCCGCTACCGGCTGCTGCAGCAGACTACCCGCCCCTACGCATGGCGCGCCTGGTTCGATATTCAGGGCGTCCGGCATGACCACGACGTGGCGGGCCCCCGCTACGAACTGTTTTCCATGTTGATCCAGGCCGCCGTGCACGGATTGGGTATTGCCCTGGTCCCGGCGCTGCTGGTCGAAGAAGAGCTGGCGTCGGGCAAGCTGATCGCCGCGTCGCCGCTGGCGTCGGGCGTGGACAAGAGCTACTACCTGGTCCTGCCGGAATGGAAGGCCGAAAACCCGCTGCTGCGGACCTTTGCGGAATGGCTGCGGGAAGAGGCCGAGCCCTATCGGAACGAGCAGCTTATTGAGATCTGA
- the ybaK gene encoding Cys-tRNA(Pro) deacylase, translated as MSKAKHVSETLATQFLRQHKVAFTEHPYDYVDHGGTSESSRQIGVDEHIVIKTLIMEDENAKPLIVLQHGDREVSTKNLARQINVKKVAPCKPDVAQRHSGYLVGGTSPFGTRKAMPVYVEASVLDLPNILINGGKRGYLVGIDPQELVRLLKATPVSAALE; from the coding sequence ATGAGCAAAGCCAAACACGTTTCCGAAACCCTTGCGACCCAGTTCCTGCGCCAGCACAAGGTCGCGTTTACCGAACACCCCTACGATTACGTCGATCACGGCGGCACGTCAGAATCGTCGCGCCAGATCGGTGTGGATGAGCACATCGTCATCAAGACGCTGATCATGGAAGACGAGAACGCCAAGCCGTTGATCGTGCTGCAGCATGGCGACCGCGAAGTGTCGACCAAGAACCTGGCTCGCCAGATCAACGTCAAGAAAGTCGCGCCCTGCAAGCCTGATGTGGCCCAGCGTCATTCGGGATACCTGGTGGGCGGCACGTCGCCGTTCGGCACCCGCAAGGCCATGCCGGTGTATGTGGAAGCGTCCGTGCTCGACCTGCCCAACATCCTGATCAACGGCGGCAAACGGGGGTATCTGGTCGGCATCGATCCGCAGGAACTGGTGCGCCTGCTGAAGGCGACGCCGGTGTCGGCGGCGCTGGAGTAG
- a CDS encoding GatB/YqeY domain-containing protein gives MSDASLKTRLSDEMKNAMRAKAAERLGTVRFLLAAIKQKEVDERRELSDAEITAIIEKQVKQRRESILAYDQAGRTETADAERAEIAVLQEFLPQAASEDEVNAVVAEAVAAVAAQGVTGAPAMGKVMGLVKPKLAGRADMSEVSKLIKAQLG, from the coding sequence ATGAGCGACGCCTCTCTCAAGACCCGCCTGTCCGACGAAATGAAAAACGCCATGCGCGCAAAGGCTGCCGAACGTCTGGGCACCGTGCGTTTCCTGCTGGCCGCCATCAAGCAGAAGGAAGTGGATGAGCGTCGCGAATTGTCCGACGCCGAAATCACCGCCATCATCGAAAAGCAGGTCAAGCAGCGTCGTGAGTCGATCCTGGCGTACGACCAGGCTGGCCGTACCGAAACGGCGGACGCCGAACGGGCCGAGATCGCCGTGCTGCAGGAATTCCTGCCCCAGGCCGCAAGCGAAGACGAAGTCAACGCCGTCGTGGCCGAAGCCGTGGCTGCCGTTGCAGCCCAGGGCGTGACGGGTGCTCCCGCCATGGGCAAGGTCATGGGTCTGGTCAAGCCGAAGCTGGCGGGCCGCGCCGACATGTCGGAAGTCTCGAAGCTGATCAAGGCGCAACTGGGCTGA
- the rpsU gene encoding 30S ribosomal protein S21, which produces MPTIRVKENEPFEVALRRFKRTIEKTGLLTELRSREFYEKPTAERKRKHAAAVKRHYKRIRSQQLPKRLF; this is translated from the coding sequence ATGCCCACGATTCGCGTTAAAGAAAATGAGCCGTTTGAGGTCGCACTGCGTCGTTTCAAGCGCACCATCGAAAAGACGGGACTGCTGACCGAACTGCGCTCGCGCGAGTTCTATGAAAAGCCCACCGCAGAGCGCAAGCGCAAGCACGCTGCTGCCGTCAAGCGTCACTACAAGCGTATTCGCAGCCAGCAGCTGCCCAAGCGCCTGTTCTGA
- the xerD gene encoding site-specific tyrosine recombinase XerD, whose product MPAAPSLNDASALASADVASDAPSADPTTVAASADASAAASADASAPVPTGRYDPVIDVFIDALWLEDGLSANTLAAYRRDMQAFDGWLRQARKGNLGEASAGDIESWFAAVHADTKATTANRRLATLRRFYQWALRTHHAAADPCLTLRSAKQAPRMPKTLSEAQVEALLTAPQTATALGQRDRAMLETLYATGLRVSELVGLKSLDVGLNDGVVRVVLGKGGKDRLVPLGAEAAHWITLYLADARPALLNGQVSDALFVTARGGPMTRQGFWLIVKKYARAAGIAAALSPHVLRHAFATHLLNHGADLRVVQMLLGHADISTTQIYTHVARERLKSLHAQHHPRG is encoded by the coding sequence ATGCCTGCTGCTCCTTCCCTGAATGACGCTTCGGCGCTCGCGTCGGCCGACGTGGCGTCCGACGCCCCGTCCGCCGATCCCACGACTGTTGCGGCATCTGCTGATGCATCCGCTGCTGCGTCCGCTGATGCTTCCGCCCCGGTCCCGACTGGCCGCTACGACCCCGTTATCGACGTATTCATCGACGCCCTGTGGCTTGAAGACGGCCTGTCGGCCAACACCTTGGCGGCCTATCGCCGGGACATGCAGGCCTTCGACGGCTGGCTGCGCCAGGCGCGCAAAGGCAACCTGGGCGAGGCCAGCGCCGGCGATATCGAATCCTGGTTTGCCGCCGTGCATGCCGACACCAAAGCCACCACCGCCAATCGCCGGCTGGCCACGCTGCGGCGCTTCTACCAATGGGCGCTGCGCACGCACCACGCGGCAGCGGACCCCTGCCTGACGCTGCGGTCGGCCAAGCAGGCGCCACGCATGCCCAAGACCCTGTCCGAAGCGCAGGTCGAAGCGCTGCTGACCGCGCCGCAGACGGCCACGGCGCTGGGCCAGCGCGATCGCGCCATGCTTGAAACCTTGTACGCAACAGGCCTGCGCGTGTCCGAACTGGTGGGCTTGAAGTCGCTGGATGTCGGCCTGAACGACGGTGTGGTGCGCGTGGTGCTGGGCAAGGGTGGCAAGGACCGGCTGGTGCCCCTGGGGGCCGAAGCCGCGCACTGGATCACCCTGTACCTGGCCGACGCACGGCCGGCCTTGCTGAACGGGCAGGTCAGCGACGCCCTGTTCGTGACGGCACGGGGCGGGCCCATGACCCGCCAGGGCTTCTGGCTGATCGTGAAGAAATACGCCCGCGCGGCCGGCATTGCGGCGGCCTTGTCGCCCCACGTGCTGCGCCACGCGTTCGCCACCCACCTGCTGAACCACGGCGCCGATTTGCGGGTCGTGCAGATGCTGCTGGGGCACGCCGACATATCCACCACCCAGATCTATACCCACGTTGCGCGGGAGCGGCTCAAGTCGCTGCACGCCCAACATCACCCGCGCGGCTGA
- the plsY gene encoding glycerol-3-phosphate 1-O-acyltransferase PlsY → MLTVAAVVLAYLIGSISFAVVVSRVMGLTDPRTYGSKNPGATNVLRSGNKAAAILTLLGDGAKGYVAVWLVQKFGPAYNVGNGAVALAALAVFIGHLYPVFFRFKGGKGVATALGVLLAIEPGLGLAVLASWLLVAVFFRYSSLAALVAAIVAPLFYVFGHDVAWDADPRIGTAIALMSLLLIYRHRENIAKLMAGKESKIGSKKKA, encoded by the coding sequence ATGCTTACCGTCGCCGCCGTCGTGCTTGCCTACCTGATCGGGTCGATCTCTTTCGCGGTGGTCGTCAGCCGCGTCATGGGCCTGACCGATCCCCGCACCTACGGGTCGAAAAACCCCGGTGCGACCAATGTGCTGCGATCGGGCAACAAGGCCGCCGCCATCCTGACCCTGCTGGGCGATGGCGCGAAGGGCTACGTGGCGGTCTGGCTGGTGCAGAAGTTCGGTCCGGCCTACAACGTCGGCAACGGCGCCGTCGCCCTGGCGGCGCTGGCCGTCTTCATCGGCCACCTGTATCCGGTGTTCTTCCGTTTCAAGGGCGGCAAGGGCGTGGCCACGGCGCTGGGCGTGCTGCTGGCGATCGAACCGGGATTGGGCCTGGCGGTGCTGGCCAGCTGGCTGCTGGTGGCCGTGTTCTTCCGCTACTCGTCGCTGGCGGCGCTGGTCGCCGCCATCGTGGCGCCGTTGTTCTATGTGTTCGGCCATGACGTGGCCTGGGACGCCGACCCCCGCATCGGCACGGCCATCGCGCTGATGAGCCTGCTGCTGATCTACCGCCACCGCGAAAACATCGCCAAGCTGATGGCCGGCAAGGAAAGCAAGATCGGGTCGAAAAAGAAGGCCTGA
- a CDS encoding acyl-CoA dehydrogenase — protein sequence MHKPAQFHWNDPLLLDQQLTDDERMIRDAAAAYCQDKLMPRVLESFRHERTDPEIFREMGELGLLGPTIPEQYGGSGLNYVSYGLIAREVERVDSGYRSMMSVQSSLVMVPINEFGSEEQKQKYLPKLASGEWIGCFGLTEPNHGSDPGSMETRAKPVDGGYSLSGSKMWITNSPIADVFVVWGKLKGEDGKDAIRGFILEKGWKGLTAPAVHGKVGLRTSVTGEIVMDEVFVPQENLLPNVSGLKGPFTCLNSARFGIAWGALGAAEYCWHTARQYTLDRKQFGRPLAANQLVQKKLADMQTEITMALQGCLQLGRMKDNGTAAVEITSMMKRNSCGKSLDIARVARDMLGGNGISDEFGVIRHVVNLEVVNTYEGTHDIHALILGRAQTGIQAFS from the coding sequence ATGCACAAACCCGCACAATTTCACTGGAACGATCCCCTCTTGCTGGACCAGCAGCTGACCGACGACGAGCGGATGATCCGCGACGCGGCCGCCGCCTACTGCCAGGACAAGCTGATGCCGCGTGTGCTGGAATCGTTCCGCCACGAACGCACTGATCCGGAAATCTTCCGCGAGATGGGCGAACTGGGCCTGCTCGGACCGACGATCCCGGAACAATACGGTGGATCGGGCCTGAACTACGTCAGCTACGGCCTGATCGCGCGTGAAGTCGAACGCGTGGATTCGGGATACCGGTCGATGATGAGCGTGCAGTCGTCGCTGGTCATGGTGCCGATCAACGAATTTGGCAGCGAAGAGCAAAAGCAGAAGTACCTGCCCAAGCTGGCCAGCGGGGAGTGGATTGGCTGCTTCGGCCTGACCGAACCCAATCACGGCTCGGATCCGGGTTCGATGGAAACGCGCGCCAAGCCGGTGGACGGCGGCTACTCGCTGTCGGGTTCCAAGATGTGGATCACGAATTCGCCCATCGCCGACGTATTCGTGGTGTGGGGCAAGCTCAAGGGTGAGGATGGCAAGGACGCGATTCGCGGTTTCATCCTGGAAAAGGGCTGGAAGGGCCTGACCGCGCCGGCCGTGCATGGCAAGGTGGGCTTGCGTACGTCGGTCACCGGCGAAATCGTGATGGACGAAGTGTTCGTGCCGCAGGAAAACCTGCTGCCGAACGTGTCGGGCCTGAAGGGTCCGTTCACCTGCCTGAACTCGGCGCGTTTCGGTATTGCCTGGGGCGCCCTGGGCGCGGCCGAGTACTGCTGGCACACCGCCCGCCAGTACACGCTGGACCGCAAGCAGTTTGGCCGTCCGCTTGCCGCCAATCAGCTGGTGCAGAAAAAGCTGGCCGACATGCAGACCGAAATCACGATGGCCCTGCAAGGCTGCCTGCAACTGGGCCGCATGAAAGACAACGGCACGGCCGCGGTCGAAATCACGTCGATGATGAAGCGCAATTCCTGCGGCAAGTCGCTGGATATCGCACGCGTCGCACGCGACATGCTGGGCGGCAACGGGATCTCGGACGAATTCGGCGTGATCCGCCACGTGGTCAACCTGGAAGTCGTGAACACCTATGAAGGCACGCATGACATCCACGCGTTGATTCTGGGCCGCGCCCAGACGGGCATCCAGGCGTTCAGCTGA
- the tsaD gene encoding tRNA (adenosine(37)-N6)-threonylcarbamoyltransferase complex transferase subunit TsaD, producing the protein MIVLGFESSCDETGVAVVDADRGLLAHALYSQIEMHQEYGGVVPELASRDHVRRILPLTRQALTDAGLTLDDVGAVAYTAGPGLAGALLVGASVAQAIAWSRDLPSIAIHHLEGHLLSPLLATPRPDFPFVALLVSGGHTQLMRVDGVGDYTLLGETLDDAAGEAFDKSAKLMGLGYPGGPALSRLAEQGDASRFDLPRPKLHSPDLDFSFSGLKTAVLIKMKSLPEGDEQAKADLAAATQNAIVEVLVAKSVKALQQTGLKRLVIAGGVGANRLLRERLAERLTRLRGQAYFPPLELCTDNGAMIAFAAAMRLKAGMVDVDSRNTAFTVKPRWNLEDAGKRPEVA; encoded by the coding sequence ATGATTGTTCTCGGATTCGAAAGCTCCTGCGACGAGACCGGCGTTGCCGTTGTCGATGCCGACCGCGGCCTGCTGGCTCATGCCCTGTACTCCCAGATCGAGATGCATCAGGAATACGGCGGGGTCGTGCCCGAACTGGCGTCTCGCGACCACGTGCGGCGCATTCTGCCTTTGACCCGGCAGGCCCTGACGGACGCCGGACTGACGCTCGACGACGTGGGCGCGGTGGCCTACACGGCGGGTCCCGGGCTGGCTGGCGCGCTGTTGGTGGGGGCCAGCGTGGCCCAGGCCATCGCCTGGTCGCGCGACCTGCCGTCCATCGCCATCCACCACCTTGAAGGGCACCTGCTTTCCCCCCTGCTGGCCACGCCCCGCCCCGATTTTCCATTCGTAGCGCTGCTGGTATCCGGCGGACACACCCAGTTGATGCGAGTAGACGGCGTGGGTGATTACACCTTGCTGGGCGAAACGCTGGATGACGCGGCGGGCGAAGCGTTCGACAAATCCGCCAAGCTGATGGGACTGGGCTACCCGGGCGGACCGGCGCTCTCGCGCCTGGCCGAACAAGGCGACGCCAGTCGCTTTGACCTGCCCCGCCCCAAGCTGCACAGCCCCGACCTGGACTTCAGCTTCAGCGGCTTGAAGACGGCGGTGCTGATCAAAATGAAATCGCTGCCGGAAGGCGATGAGCAGGCCAAAGCAGATCTGGCCGCGGCGACGCAGAACGCAATCGTGGAAGTGCTGGTGGCCAAGTCGGTCAAGGCGCTGCAGCAGACCGGGCTGAAACGCCTGGTGATCGCCGGCGGCGTGGGGGCCAACCGGCTGCTGCGCGAGCGGCTGGCGGAGCGCCTGACCAGGCTGCGCGGCCAAGCCTACTTTCCGCCGCTGGAGTTGTGCACGGACAACGGCGCAATGATCGCCTTTGCCGCCGCCATGCGCCTGAAGGCCGGCATGGTGGATGTGGACAGCCGCAATACGGCGTTCACGGTCAAGCCCAGGTGGAACCTGGAAGACGCCGGCAAGCGGCCGGAAGTGGCCTGA